Within Candidatus Methanomethylicota archaeon, the genomic segment ATTACATCCGCAGTTTTAGCTCCAACACCTGGAAGAAGCATTAAAGCACGTCTAGCTTCATCACAAGGTAAATTTAAAATGTTATTCAGATCACCATCATAGTGTTCACAAATTATCCTTGATAATTCAATGATCTTAACTGCACGTTTAACATTCATACCAGCAGGTTTAATTAGCTCAGATAAAGTTTCAATTGGAATATTGCTTAAAGTTTTAGCATCAACATTAAACTTTGAAGATAGATTATTGTATGCCTTTATGGCATTCCTATCATTAGTATTCTGGGAGAGTATGGTCATTATTAGGAGTTTGAATGGATCTGATGAGCGATGAGCAATTACAGCAGCATAACTTTCATAATCCAATTTCACACCATCAGACAGCATCTTCAAAAACAATTTTGGATCGAAAAACTCCATGAAACCCACATAAAATACTATAAATCATCACATAAGAAATAGTTTACCATACAAAACCAAGTGAAAACTTAAGTTTCCAAAACCCTTAAATGCACAGTACGCAATAAATCATCAATCGGTGCATTAAAATGAAGAGGAAGCAATATAATGGTTATAAATCATTCCAGTATCTTGAATCAAACAAGGATTATAAAGCCTTCAAACTGGCAAAGGAGATAGATAGAGTTCCATCTAGGAATATAGAATTAAGTAAAAGCGAGGAGGAAAGGGTTGAGGAGATCTTGGAGAAATATATTGTCATATCACTACACGACCACTCCACAGTATTCCCAGAAAACCCACAAGAAATATTACCATACGTGAGGGAGGGGAGAATGTTCACAGGATACGAGGGACTTGCAATTTCGGGTATAGACGTAATTTTCGATGGACTATTCGATGGTATAGGGTTAGCGCCATCAAGAGACCCTTGGAGCTGGGATAACGTAGTTTACCAAATTGGGATGTTCACTTCAGACATAGACCACCAAAACCTGGCATTCATAGTTAGGAGAATTGAAGATGTAGAGAAAGCCCATAGGGAAGGGAAGATAGGGGTAGTTATCCATATGGAAGGCACTCCTAGGATTGGTGAAGAAATAGATAGAGTTGATGTGCTGTATGGATTGGGGGTTAGATGCATGGGGATAACATATAGTAAGGGGAATGAGTTTGGAAGCGGCCTTGCAGATAAATACGATAAAGGACTTACAGACTTAGGCTACAAACTTGTTGAGAGGATGAATAAAATTGGAATGGCAATAGATATAGCTCATTCAAGTGATAAAACATCCATGGATGTAATTGAAGCAAGTAAGAAACCAGTTTTCATAACACATGCAGGTGCAAGGAAGCTGTGGCCAACGAGAAGGATGAAACCCGATGAAGTTATACAGGCATTAGCTGAGAAGGGGGGAGTAATTGGAGTGGAAGCTTCACCACACACAACACTGACACTTGAGGATAGGAGGCATAGCATAGAAACCGTGATGAAACACTTCCAATACATAGAAAAGCTGGTGGGAATAGATTACGTTGCCTTCGGGCCGGACACATTATTCGGAGACCACGTTGCACTACACAAAGTATTTACGAGAGAACTATCATTAACTGAAACAAGAACTAAGGAACTGGAATACCAGGAAGTTGAATATGTAGATGGCTTAGAAAACCCATCACAATTCAAAAATATAGTTAGATGGCTTGTGAAAAATGGGTATAGTGATGAAGAAATAGGTAAAGTTATTGGAGGAAACGTCCTAAGAGTTCTTAGGGAGGTATGGTAAGGCCGCTGAATTTAATATTATTCAGCTACTTCTCCAACCTATATTTTGTTAATCTTGAACCCAAAATGGAGTTACATGGAACATATACAAGCTTGTTATCATCAGTTGACAGCACAACATATAGTGCTGTAATATCCTCAACTCTACCAGCAACTCCACCAACTTCAATCCTATCACCTATCTTAAATGGCCTTGACAATAATAATAGTATTCCAGCAATAACCTGCCCCAAACTCTGTTGTGAAGCATAACCGATCAACATGCCGATAAATCCACCTAGGGCAACGCCAGCTGTGGGATTTGATAAAGCCCCGGCAAGGGTTGTTAACATAGCCCCCACACCCAATAGTCTAAATAGGCTTCTCATAGCAGCTGCCGTTGCATGATCGTACTTAGACCTAATAGACCAGTAAATTAATTCAGAGAAGTATTGTATGATTAAATATCCGAAGCATAGTCCCAAGGAAATGTCAATGTAAATTTTATATCCAGATATATCAATATTGAGAAATGCTACTAAAACGTAGCTTACAATGTACTGTGTTAATGCTGAAGTTAATAGGTATAGTATGATTGTGGCAATGAACTTGCGTAATGCATGTCTAAAGCCTTTACGAACGTCAATGGACATATACTCACTCAATAAGGAATCTGCATAATATTGCTTAAGCATTTCGTTTCTATGGATTTCATCCCTCTTTTTAAATTATGATGTTTATTGTTTTTAAATTGCATTTAAGAAGTCATTTCCTAATCCATCTATCAGCATCCCTAACAGTATACTTTTCCACGCACTTCTTTAATGCATCACCCATATCGATGCCATAATAGTTGGATATGCATGTTAATGCAAATAAGACATCTCCAATCTCCTCCACTAAAGCCTTCATATTACCGCAGCCTTTACCACCTTCAAGTGAGTTTAAAGCTTTAGCCAACTCGCCAATCTCTTCAACCAGTGCAGCAAGCATAGATAAGGGACTCCAATACCCTCCACCGAACTTTTTAATCCAATCATCAACCATGCGTTGAATATCTGAAATCTTTAATTCACTCATGGAGAACACTATAAATCATTGCGATTCAAAAACTTTTATACCCTTACCCTCAATAATCCCTCTAAACACTTTGAAGTAATCTAAATTCATACCAATAGCTTCGGGAGGCATTAAACCCTTCTCGGTAATAATTCCATCCAAAACCATTTTTGCTATAGTGGATTGCGTGAAACCAGTAACTTTAGCCATGGCAGTCATTTTCAATGAATGATCATATTTAACATCCATGAAGAATTTCTTGCAAACACCAGTATTGGAGTAAGCTTCAATATACATCACCACACGATCTTCAATATCACTAAGCAAAACTCTACGCAAAATTTTGGCGGTTAAAACGTTCATTGGAATTTCAAATCCATCAACCCTAAAGAGTTCACGACTTAACATTCCAATCTTCTTAAGTGAACTCATTATCTCCAAATGCCCCTTATATCTCAAAACATACTCTACAAGCTCTTGAACTCCGCTGAAAGTTTTAAGCATAGTTCGAATACCATCACAAACAAAATATTCAAAAATGCCAAGACCTGGAATATTTATTTCACCAGTATTCGATAATGGATCTAAAGAGACTTCAGAACCATTAATTATGGCTCTAGCAGGCCTAATATACTCATCAATTAAATCTTCAACAGACCATGTTAACGCCAAGCCCAATGGAACATTTGGATTCAGCGAAAGACCCCCATCATATATTCTACCAATCTTTAACCCTCCAAACTTGGAATGGAAGTAGCCTAAGAATATATTGCTTAAACCGGGCACCCATCCAGCATCCACAATTATTAGGGAACCCTTCTCCCTTGCAATAGAGTCAAGGGGCCATGGAGATTCGGGGAAAAATGATACATCCACAATATTAACACCCAACTTCAATAAATTACTCAAAACACTATATGCAATGGAACCTGGCAATGCAGTTATAATTACATTGAAACCATGCAACTTATTAAGCGAGGAAATTTTTGAGACATCCAACTTTAAGGTTTCCAAACCAAACTTACTGGAAGCATATTTCAACCTTTCATCAGATATATCAATAACTTTTGGGTGAATACCAGAATTAATTAGATCTATAGCTACCGCTTGACCAATATTTCCAAAACCAATTAAAGCCACTTCACCCATTCCAACCACATTCAAAAGTAAAATGTGATTGGAAACAGATTAAATAAATTGTCATTCATACTTTATGCGCGGCTCTTCAAAGTAGTGTAAGATTAATATTGCATTAATCCATCCAACAATGGATGGAATTATGAAAACCAATCTTTTAGATACATTACCATAAATGTAACCACCAATTAACCCTCCAAACATCGTTGCTATATTGTTAATTAGACTGAAGGAAGCCATTATCCTCCCACGATATTCACGGGGCATATAATCGGCAAACAATGCTGAAGAAGCTGGTGCAGAAGCTGCGGATAGAAACGTCGAAAGAATAAGCCAGAAATACACTTCAACCCAGCTCTTACTATATGCAAATCCTATATTTGTTATTGGAGATATGAAAGCTGATGGAATTATGAATTTCAATCTACCAAAACGTTCTGAAACATCAGACATAGCAGCAAATGTTGGGCTTACAACCATATTCTCAAATCGCCTAATACTATCAAGGACCCCCCAACTGGATTTACTCAAACCAATAACGTTAACTGCATAATCAACCCAATAGGGGCCTGCAGCAGCCCCAAACATCGTACCAGTAAAACTTATTATAAGCCAAACCTTAAGGGGCTTACTCATATGATCAAGTGGAGGAACAACATTACGTAAAATTTCCGACACAGACACACGGCTACGCATACCCCCAGAAGCCGTTGTTAAAGTTTCCTTCAAATACTTAATTCTAATAAGGAATGCCGTTGTTCCACAGAGGAATGTTATGAAGTGGAATATACGCATCATATAAACTAAACCATATAAGTCAATCAACCCCCCAGCAATTATTGGTGATATTAAACCAAACATTGGTGGTAGGATTTGCCATGCAGCATAAGCCAAAGCCCTCTTATTTACAGGAGTGGAATCAGCTATCAAAGCACTGAAGGCAGGCTCCCTAAGCCCTCCAATAAAACCATCATATATCCTTTGTGGTATAGCATACCTCCAATCCGGAATTAAAGCAATATATAGATCTTCAATTGCAACTGCAAAACTTAAATGGGCAACAAGAAACCTCCTACCAATCCTATCAGCAAGATAACCCCCAATAATGATGGAGAATATTCTTGCAAAACTCCATAGGGCAGTTAAATACCCTATATCTGCATATGATGCTCCAAGGCCAAGATAATACAATGTGTCGAAGGGGGCTGCAAGAGAACCTCCAAAAGTCCATATCCCACTACTAACAATCATTACAAGAAGATTTCCACGTAAAACTTCACCCATAGATCCAATGGCTGTGAGGGGATTCCTCCTCCTATCACCGCCCATCACTAAACACCACTCCACAGGCAAATCATAATATGGAAGTATGTGGTGGAAATAAAGTTTTAGTTTCAATGTCAATGAAAAGTAATAAATAAGTGTATAGGTAGAGATATTATTAAGATTGAAAATGCCTGTAAAAGCATTCGTATTAATAAATACTCAGATAGGGTCTGAGGAAGAGGTACTTAAAGACTTGAAAAGTTTGGAAGAGGTGGAGGAGGCACATATAGTTTATGGAGTTTATGATATAGTGGCGAAGGTGACTGCTGAAGATATAAATAAACTTAGAGATATAGTGACGATGAAGATTAGGAAGATGAAGAAGATAATGTCAACGACAACCATGATTGTCATAGAAGAAAGGAGGAAGTAGGAGGGGTTAATTGGGGGTTAACTCAAACTTTACATTCTCAGACTTAACTATGACCCTATTAAATCCATCAAAATTTTTCTCAACAACCCCCATATTAAACACTTGAACCCCATACTTCTCACATATACTGGCTATGGAATCAATAACACTTGGCTCAACAATAACCACAAAACCCACACCCATATTGAAAACCGAATACATATCCCTCCAATCAGACCTACAAACCCTCTGAATCAACTTAAATATTGGTGGAGGTTCTGGTAGATTATTAATTACGTAGTTAACACTATATCCAACCTTTAACATCTTTGTAAATCCACCACCAGTTATATGAACCATGCCATGCACATAACCACCATATGATGATAATATTTCGGCAATTATTGGTGTATATATCCTTGTTGGTGAAGACAAAGCCTCCATTACTGTCATTCCAAGTTCATCAACATAGGAATCCAATTTGTAAGGTCCAGAGTATCGTAAACGATTATTTGGATCGAAGGTTTCGGGATACTTTGAAGCATAATACTCATTTAAGAGTACATGTCTAGCTAGAGTCAAACCATTACACATGATCCCACTATTCTCAATATGCTCATATTTAGCCTTCCCAGAACTGCTCAAACCTAGAATTACATCCCCACTATTGATCTTCATCCCATCAATAATATATTTGCAATCACCTTCCCCATAAACTGCTCCAGCAACATCAATTGTCATCAATTGATCTGGCATATCTGCAGTTTCACCACCAACGAAGATTGGCGTAAAGGATTTCGACGATTCACTTAACCCTACAAGTGTTTGTAAAGTTTTGGAGAAACCGGAGGCTATATACTTGAGGACACTCTCCCTATCAAGCCTAAATGGGTTCAATGCAATATAATCCACAAAAAGCATAGGCTTAACCCCAACTGCAACAATATCATCTAAATTCATTGCTAAAACATCTTGAGCTAAATGCTGGAAGAAGCTGTAGTCACCAAACTCTTTGCAAATTAAATATGCAATTATAGGTTTACTTCCAGCACCATCAACATGTAAAGTTACACATCTCCCATCACTCAACTTTAAAACATTGGTAAACGCATGGGGGAAGGAGCTCTGCACCACACTTTCAATGATCTTAACAGCCTTCTTTAAAGCATCAACACCCATAGAACCATATATTTGAGACATAAACCAGCTCCAAAGAATATTCTGGAAAACAAGTATTTAACGGTGCCCTCAACATCAAAGAACAATTATAAAATATGAGTTGAAAGAGAATATAGTTGGTGAATTCATGCCAAAAGTAAGCGTCATCATGGGAAGCGAAAGTGATAAGGATATTGGAGATAAAGTTGTTCAAACACTACATGAATTCAACATAGAAGTTGATTATAGAGTGATGTCTGCACATAGAAATCCAGAAGAACTTTCAGAGTACATTGAAAAATGCGATTCAGAAGTATTCATAGCCATAGCGGGATTATCAGCAGCGCTACCAGGATTCATAGCATCAAAAACCATTAAACCAGTAATAGGGGTTCCAAGGGAAGTGAAGCTACTTGGATTAGATGCATTACTATCCATAGTTCAAATGCCCCCAGGAATTCCAGTGGCATGTGTTGGAATAGATAATGCTAGAAACGCTGCTCTATTAGCCGTGGAAATATTGGCATTGAAATATGAGGAATTGAAAACTAAACTATTGGAGTATAGGAGGAAGATTAGGGGGAGGTGAAAGAATTGTCCACAGAAATATGTCCACTGGAATGGAGATATGGAAGTAAGGAAATGAGGAAGCTATTTACAAGAGAAGAGATTATGAGAAGGAGATTGGAAGTTGAAGTTGCAATAGCATATGGATTGGCAAAAGCTGGAATAGTTGAAGAATGGGTTCCTGAAAAGATAAAGGAAGCTGTCTGCAAAGTTGAAGTAAGTAGAGTGGATGAATTGGAAGCAAAACTTGGACATGATATAATGGCATTAGCCACAGCATTAGCCGAGAAATCTGGTGAAGCAGGGAAATATGTGCATCTCGGTGCAACAAGCTACGACATAGTTGATACAGCATGGAGCCTAATAATGAGGGATGCATTGAAAATATTAGAGGAGAAAACAGTAAAAGTAATCAATAAACTAATCGAGTACAGCATAAAATATAAAAACACTATTATGGCTGGCAGAACACATGGTCAACATGCAGTTCCAATAACACTTGGATTCAAATTTGCAAACTACGTATACGAATTTACAAGAAGCCTAGAGAGAATGCATGAAATGGAGAAGAGGTTGATAAGAAGTAAGATTTCAGGAGCTGTTGGGAATATGGCATCATGGAAAGATAAGGGACTAATAGTTGAGGGGGAAGCATCAAGAATCCTTGAACTCAAACCACATGAAATCTCAACACAAATAGCACCCAGAGATGGATTTGCAGAACTTGTAGCAAACATAGCAATACTTGGAAGTCAATTGGATAGACTTGCATTGGAAATTAGAGAACTCATGAGACCAGAGATAGGGGAATTAGCTGAGGGAGTCAAGGGGAGGGTTGGAAGTAGCACAATGCCCCAGAAAGCCAATCCAGTAACATCGGAGAAAATATGTGGATTAGCAAAGGTTTTGAGATCCATGGTCATAATTGCATTGGAGAATATACCATTATGGCATGAGAGAGACTTAACAAATAGTAGTAGCGAGAGATTCCTAATATCACACACAATACTAACACTGGATGAAATGCTAGATTCCATGATGGAAGTATTGGAAAACCTAGTGGTAAACGTCGACAACATGAGGAGAAATCTTGAAATAACTAGGGGGGCTATGATGAGTGAAAACGTCCTAATGAAACTTGTGGAGAAGGGGATGGCGAGAACGGAAGCCCATGAAATTCTAAGGGAAATAACTAGGAGAGTTGCATTGGAAAAGATTGAATTCAAAGATGCATTACTACAAGACAATAGAATTATGAAGCTCTTAAAGAAGGAAGAAGTGGAGGAACTATTGAAACCAGAAAACTATCTTGGAGAAACAGAGAAGTTAATTGAAAGAGCCATAAAATATGCGAAGGAGACCATTTCGAAAATAACTCACACTAAATAATTTCTTCAATGATGTAGTCACACATGGATTTAAATATCCAGTAGCCATCACCATGAACAGATTCAACATCACCATAAATTTTTGAAGCAAAATCTGGATACTGCCATAAGTATGTTGCACGTTCAGGGTGAGGCATTAAACCCATAACATTACCATTAACATTACATATGCCAGCAATATCCATGTAAGAACCATTTGGATTGAATGGGTAAACTCCATTGGCTAGAGAACCATTTGGCATTGCATACTGAAACAATATCAACCTTCTCTCCATTAAAGTCTTCAAAACATCATTTGAAGCAATAAATTTACCTTCACTATGGGCAACTGGCATCCTAATAACCTTATCGGGAGTATAATACTTCATGAAAACTCTATTATCACTATTTGGTTTGAGGTAAACCCATCTACACTCAAATTTACTTGAATCATTTGGCGCTAGAGATACGCTACGTAAACCAAACTCATCTAAACCTGGAAGGAGACCCATTTCAACTAAAACTTGAAATCCATTGCATATTCCAAGTATGGGTTTACCTGAACTTGCGAAGGAAACAATTTTGTCCATGAGCTTTGAGTAAAGCTTTGAAGCCCATATAGCACCAGCCCTAACATAATCACCGTAGGAAAACCCTCCAGGGATAACTAATCCATGGAATGAAGATAAATCCACGATCCCATCAATCAGTCTCCTAGTATGAATTATCTGTGCAGAAGCTCCAGCCTCTTCCAATGCTCTAGCAGTCTCAGAATCACAGTTCGTTCCAGCAACACGTATAATTAATATCTTGGGTTTCATAGCTTTAAGCCACCCTTCCAACACTTCCTCAAAATTTCAATTTCCAAATCCATGAGAATCCTACCATTTAAACCATGAATAACCATACGTGGACTCTTTGAAACAAAACCTATCTTACCGGCACTACAACCATACGAATTAACCAGCTCATGGAATTCCTCTTCAAATCTCCCATCAACCTCCAATAGAAACCTACCATTACTCTCAGAAAACAGTATAATGTCATCTCTATTCACATTAGCTCTCGGAACTTTATCCAAGTATATTTCTGCACCAAAATTGCTGGATATAGCCATCTCAGATATGGCTACGCCCAATCCACCATCAGATATATCGTGGCAAGCCCTCACGTAACCCTTATCCATAGCTTCAATAATCATCTCCATAACCTTCTTGGAAGATTTAACATCAACTTTTGGTACAGATGAACCAATATACCCCATTAAACGATAATACTGTGAACCTCCAAGTTCAGGTAGCGTTAAACCAACCAGGTATATTGGGTTACCAGCAGATTTAAAATCTAAGGTTACAGCTTTCCTAATGTCAGGTATAATTCCCACAGCAGTTATGAGTAGAGTTTCAAGTACTGGTCCAAGTGGAGATTCATTGTACAAGCTATCTTTACCTGAAATGAATGGAACATCAAAGCCAACTGCAAAATCATAACATGCCTTCACAGCTCTAACCAAGCTACCAAGTCTATCGGGCTTCTCAGGATTCCCCCAAGTGAAATTGTCGAGTATTGCAATCCTCCTCCCACCAACACAAACATTATTCCTCAAAGCTTCCTCAATGCTTGAAGCAGCCATCCAATATGGATCAATCCTACTATACCAAGGTTTAACACCAACAGAGATCACAACACCCCTCCAAGATTCTGAGATAGGCTTTAAGATGACAGCATCACTTGGGCCACCGTAATCCCCATGTAGAGGTTTAATTACAGTATTACCTTGAACTTCATGATCATACGTTCTAATAACATCCTCCCTACTACAAATGTTAGGTGAAGATAGCAATTTGCATAGTACATCACCATAATCCATAGGTTCTTCGAAAACTGGTTCACATAATTTTGGTGCAGACCACTTAGCAACATACTTAGCTTTTGGGGGACGTAATAGGAAATTCGTCTCAATATGGCATAAGAGATTTCCACGGTAATATACGTCGATGAATGGATTTCCAGTCAATTCTCCAATAACTGAAGTTTTTAAATCCTCTTCATAGGCAATCTCCAATACCCTATCAACATTCTCGCTTGGAACTATTAATAGCATCCTCTCTTGAGATTCTGATATCCATATCTCCCATGGAAGCATGTATTCACGTAAATGAACTTTATCCAAGAATACCCTAGCCCCACCACCAATCCTATCAGCCATTTCAACCACAGCAACAGCCAATCCACCACCACCAAGGTCAGTTATACCCGATGCAAGACCTTCATCTCTAATCCTAATTATTGCACGCCTCAACTTCTCCTCTTCAACTGGATCGGGGATTTGAACTGCGGATCTAGAGATCCTCTCAGAATCCTCCTTTAGATCGCTACTGGCGAAGGATGCACCATGAATTCCATCCCTACCAGTAGAATTCCCCATTAAAATCAATTTATCACCGGGTTTAGCTGTAAACTTGTAGGAGGATGTTGGCAGAATCCCTATGCAACCAGCATAAACAACAACATTACCAACATACCCCTCATCAAAACATATTGCACCAGCAACTGTTGGAATACCCATATTGTTACCGTAAAACCCTATCCCCTTCACAACACCCCTAAACAGATATTTTGGATGCTTAAACCCCTTTGGAATTGCATCCATTGGGTAATCTAGGGGGCCGAAACATAATACATCAATGCAAGCTATTGGTGAAGCCCAAACGCCGAGAATATCCCTAATTACACCACCAACACCAGTGGCAGCACCACCAAATGGATCTATTGCTGATGGGTGATTATGAGTCTCAACCTTTACAGCTATGGAATAATTATCATCAAATTTAATTATACCAGCATTATCTTTTAGGAACGAAACAATCCAAGGCTTATTACACTTTTCAGTTGCTTTTGCAATATAGCTCTTCAACATATCATCAACTATTGGTTCCCCATTTTCATCAACAATTAAACCTCTAAAAACCTTATGCCTACAATGTTCAGACCATAATTGAGAGAAGGAGTGCAATTCTAAATCGAA encodes:
- the purL gene encoding phosphoribosylformylglycinamidine synthase subunit PurL — encoded protein: MKYEVINIPPEVYIFHISESSDEELINLSESLRLNLNLVELKSIREYFRTKLNRGVFDLELHSFSQLWSEHCRHKVFRGLIVDENGEPIVDDMLKSYIAKATEKCNKPWIVSFLKDNAGIIKFDDNYSIAVKVETHNHPSAIDPFGGAATGVGGVIRDILGVWASPIACIDVLCFGPLDYPMDAIPKGFKHPKYLFRGVVKGIGFYGNNMGIPTVAGAICFDEGYVGNVVVYAGCIGILPTSSYKFTAKPGDKLILMGNSTGRDGIHGASFASSDLKEDSERISRSAVQIPDPVEEEKLRRAIIRIRDEGLASGITDLGGGGLAVAVVEMADRIGGGARVFLDKVHLREYMLPWEIWISESQERMLLIVPSENVDRVLEIAYEEDLKTSVIGELTGNPFIDVYYRGNLLCHIETNFLLRPPKAKYVAKWSAPKLCEPVFEEPMDYGDVLCKLLSSPNICSREDVIRTYDHEVQGNTVIKPLHGDYGGPSDAVILKPISESWRGVVISVGVKPWYSRIDPYWMAASSIEEALRNNVCVGGRRIAILDNFTWGNPEKPDRLGSLVRAVKACYDFAVGFDVPFISGKDSLYNESPLGPVLETLLITAVGIIPDIRKAVTLDFKSAGNPIYLVGLTLPELGGSQYYRLMGYIGSSVPKVDVKSSKKVMEMIIEAMDKGYVRACHDISDGGLGVAISEMAISSNFGAEIYLDKVPRANVNRDDIILFSESNGRFLLEVDGRFEEEFHELVNSYGCSAGKIGFVSKSPRMVIHGLNGRILMDLEIEILRKCWKGGLKL